Within the Bacillus pumilus genome, the region CATGGAAGGAAGCGAGTGTGCTGCAAAGTCCGTTTGTTACTGTTTTTGAGAGAACGGGTATTCCTTTTGCGGCAGATATCATGAACTTTGTCATTATCATCGCTTTATTATCTGTTGCCAACTCTGGCTTGTATGCATCGACGAGAATGCTCTATTCCTTATCGAAAGAAGGAATGGCAGGAAAAGCATTTAGACGCGTGAATCAGCGCGGTATTCCGATGAATGCCTTACTGCTCACGTTCCTGTTTACAGGGATTTCGCTATTATCCGGTTTCTTTGCAGAAAAAACAGTTTTTGCCTGGATCGTGTCCATTGCCGGCATGAGTGCTCAGACTGGCTGGATCACCATTACCTTATCACAAATGCTTTTCCGCAGAAGATATTTGAAAGCAGGCGGAAAGCTGGAAAACTTAAAATTTAAAACCCCTCTTTATCCGGTTCTGCCGATTATTGCGATTACGCTCAACACCATCGTGTTGATCAGCCTTGCCTTTGATCATGAGCAGCGCATCGGGCTATATGTCGGCGTCCCTCTCATGATCATTGGGTATGTCGTCTATCACCGCTATGTAAAAAAGCATCAGGCGAAAAGTGAATCGCTCAAGCTGCAAATTCATGGAGATGATGAGATCCGGTTTTAAACTATAAAAAAGAAGCCAACCCAATGGGCAGGCTTCTTTTTTATTTAATGAATCCCTTTCATCGCTTTCTTAATCACTGGTGTTAAGAGTAGCATCACACCGCATAAAACGATGGCGAGTAATCCAATGATACCGAAATAGACGGTTTCTGGGACTTTATCAAACAGTTTGACCACTTGCGCGTTGATCGCCTGTGCCATCGCATTTGAAAGGAACCAAAGGCTCATCGTTTGCGCTGAGAAAGCAGCAGGTGCAAGCTTTGTTGTCGCTGACAGCCCAACAGGTGATAAGCAGAGTTCTCCGATCACGACAAGGAAGAAGCTCAGAACGAGCCATAATGGGCTCACAAGTGTATTCGGACCAGACATGTAGGCAGGAATGATCATGATGATGAAGGATAACCCTGCAAACAGAAGGCCAAGTGAGAACTTAATCGGGGTAGACGGCTGTTTCTTTCCAAGTCTAATCCACAACCAAGCAAACACAGGAGACAATAGCACAATAAAGATTGGGTTCAATGATTGGAACCACGAAGAGGCAAGTGTCATCCCAAGGAAATTCAAGTTTGTTCGTTGATCTGCATATGTGGCTAAAATGTTTGAGCCTTGTTCTTGAATCGCCCAGAACATCACCGCAGCAAGGAACAATGGAATATAAGCGAGAACTCTGGATTGCTCCACTGGGCTCGTCTTTTTACTGAAATACATGACGATGAAATATACAATCGGAATGAGCACACCAAGGGCACTGACAAACCAAGTGAATAAATTAATTGTGAGTGCACCTGTTCGAATGCCGATGACAGCAAAAACAGCAAGCGCAATGGCAATTAATGTTCCGAAAATTTTGAAGTTCTTGCGTTCAGTAGCTGATAGTGGATTTGTCACATAAGTACCGGCAAGACCAAGATTCGGTTTTTTCGTGATCACAAATGTAATCAGACCAACAAGCATCCCAACGGCAGCAAGTGAGAATCCGAGGTGGAAGTTCACTTTTTGACCGAGTGTTCCGACAATTAACGGGGCAATAAAACCGCCCATGTTGATCCCCATGTAAAAAATACTAAAGCCAGAATCCCTGCGTGGGTCTGTTTTAGAATACAGGTCGCCCACAATGTTTGAAACGTTTGGCTTCAGAAGACCTGTCCCAATAATAATTAGACCCATACTAATAAAGAGCGCTGTTGCTCCGCTTGGTAAAGCCAAAATGACATGTCCAAGCATAATGAAAACCCCGCCATAAAAGACCGTACTAGACGAACCGAATACGCGGTCGGCGAGCCATCCCCCAATAATGCCTGACATATAGACAAGCGCACCGTAGACAGACATGATCGAATTGGCTGTTGTCTGATCAAAACCAAGACCGCCTTTTGTCACCTCTGTGTACATATAATAAATAAGCAGTGCACGCATGCCATAATAGGAGAAACGCTCCCAAAATTCAGTGAAGAACAGTGTGTAAAGTCCTTTAGGATGTCCAAAAAACCCTTTTTGAGGAACACTTTTAACAATTTTATCGTGGTCAATTGTAGACATGGCATAGATCCTTTCTTAAAAAAAGAGATATGAGAAAAATGATATTCTTGTATAGTTCTTGTGTCAATATAAAACTATTCTAAAACAGGAAAATGTTAGTTCAATAGGCGTAAAGTCTCAAAAATATGAAAAATTCTTTCAAGTGAGAATGGTCTGAAAGTTATATTGAAAGAATTTATTTAAAATTTGAAGAATTGTACAAGCAAACCTTTTACACATGCATAGGATGACAAGAGAACATGTGTGAAAAGGAGGAGTTTAGGTTGGGGGAATTAAATGAATCTGATCTGAAAAAGCCTGTTGTCAATGTACAAGATTTTGGTGTGGTGGCGGATGGGAAAACGGACTGTACAGCGAAGCTCAATGAATGCTTAGAATGGACGAAAGCGCAGGGGTATTCTCACGTCTGGCTGCCGAGCGGCACGTATGTCATCGATGCAGTGTACAGAGGAGATCGATTTTTTCCTTTCCGGGGTGCGGGTATACGTGTGCCAAGTCATATGACGATTGAGATGGCGCCAGATGCCGTCATTAAGGTGATACCAAATGATTCGTGGGGGTATGCGGCCTTTTATATAGGAAAGGTTCAGCATGTGACCATCAGGGGCGGGCGAATCGAAGGGGATCGACATGAACATGTATACAAGTCGCTTCCCCCTGAACGAAAAACCCATGAGTGGGGCTTTGGGATATGTATTGAAGGGGCATCTGATGTAGAAGTGAATCGTGTACAAATCAAAAATTGTACGGGAGACGGCATCATTGTCAGTCCCCATGGTTTATTATCACAGGTTGAAACGTACTCTCCTGCTTCATCTATTCATATTTCTGGTTGCCACGTTACAGATTCAAGGCGAAACAATATCTCGATCACAGGCTGTGACGGGGTCATTGTGGAGGACTGTCTGCTTGAGAGAGCAGGAGTAAACGGAGTCGAGCCAAGAATGGGCATTGATATTGAAGGCTACGGGGAAAATGCAGTGAATATGGAGGAACCGCTGAATATTCAAATCCGAAACAACATTGTAAGAGGTGGCGCCGCAAGCTCTATTTATAACTTCAATGGCTATGGTGTCATCATCGAAGGCAATCATACAGATAGCAGTATCTCCTATGGATTTGCCACGGAAACCATCATTGCTAACAATTTGATCCGTGCGGTAGGAGGAGGCGTCACAAAAGCAGGAATTACGAGTTTAGGTGTCTCTCTTGGTCAAACAGAAAACAATGTGATCATTATTGGCAATATGATTGAAGGATTTGAAAAAGGGATTGATGTGAGGGGCGATAGTGTTCACATTACAGGGAATAAGATCAGTCTATTTGAAGATGCGGCTTTGTCCGTTTATATGGCGAACCGTATTCTAATAGAAGGAAATCATATTGAATCGGGGACGAATACAGGACTAAGAAGCGCAGCGCTGCGTATCTATCAGTCAGATAGCGTCGTCTTTTCAAACAATACGATTTACTCGGTGATTGATGGAGCGATGGTAAGAGGAACGAATATCCTCATCCAGCACAATCAATTCAAAGAATTCAGCAGAGGGATCTGGGTGCAGGAAGGGGAAGCTGGAATCAACGGCAATCACTTTATTCAAGAAGGGCACCAAGAGCTTGGATCTTCGTATACGATCAGTGTCACTGGAAATGCAAAGGCTTTCATTTGGCATAATCGCTTTAAGCACTACCAAAACTACGCCGTATACAGCAACACGACGGGGCCATTAGAAATCAAAGACAATTCCTTTGAAGAATCATCTTTAT harbors:
- a CDS encoding peptide MFS transporter yields the protein MSTIDHDKIVKSVPQKGFFGHPKGLYTLFFTEFWERFSYYGMRALLIYYMYTEVTKGGLGFDQTTANSIMSVYGALVYMSGIIGGWLADRVFGSSSTVFYGGVFIMLGHVILALPSGATALFISMGLIIIGTGLLKPNVSNIVGDLYSKTDPRRDSGFSIFYMGINMGGFIAPLIVGTLGQKVNFHLGFSLAAVGMLVGLITFVITKKPNLGLAGTYVTNPLSATERKNFKIFGTLIAIALAVFAVIGIRTGALTINLFTWFVSALGVLIPIVYFIVMYFSKKTSPVEQSRVLAYIPLFLAAVMFWAIQEQGSNILATYADQRTNLNFLGMTLASSWFQSLNPIFIVLLSPVFAWLWIRLGKKQPSTPIKFSLGLLFAGLSFIIMIIPAYMSGPNTLVSPLWLVLSFFLVVIGELCLSPVGLSATTKLAPAAFSAQTMSLWFLSNAMAQAINAQVVKLFDKVPETVYFGIIGLLAIVLCGVMLLLTPVIKKAMKGIH
- a CDS encoding right-handed parallel beta-helix repeat-containing protein; the encoded protein is MGELNESDLKKPVVNVQDFGVVADGKTDCTAKLNECLEWTKAQGYSHVWLPSGTYVIDAVYRGDRFFPFRGAGIRVPSHMTIEMAPDAVIKVIPNDSWGYAAFYIGKVQHVTIRGGRIEGDRHEHVYKSLPPERKTHEWGFGICIEGASDVEVNRVQIKNCTGDGIIVSPHGLLSQVETYSPASSIHISGCHVTDSRRNNISITGCDGVIVEDCLLERAGVNGVEPRMGIDIEGYGENAVNMEEPLNIQIRNNIVRGGAASSIYNFNGYGVIIEGNHTDSSISYGFATETIIANNLIRAVGGGVTKAGITSLGVSLGQTENNVIIIGNMIEGFEKGIDVRGDSVHITGNKISLFEDAALSVYMANRILIEGNHIESGTNTGLRSAALRIYQSDSVVFSNNTIYSVIDGAMVRGTNILIQHNQFKEFSRGIWVQEGEAGINGNHFIQEGHQELGSSYTISVTGNAKAFIWHNRFKHYQNYAVYSNTTGPLEIKDNSFEESSLYVVMYIKNGSPQIGDNRFYLNRSFGQPTAIFIDQAASARVLRNNIINLSPQKAIAVRTISSTHSVIAHNMLERSQLATHTTDRIIGNIEIDTP